The Streptomyces sp. BHT-5-2 genomic interval AGGCGCCCCACCATCGCCCAGCTGCAACAGTGGCTGCGCCCGCCCCACACCACAGGCTGGCTGGGCGCCGTCGAGCTCCAGGTGGCCGAGTCCGAACGCACCTTCCACCACGAGGTGCGCACCGCCCTGCCCGGCCGACGCCGGATACTGGCCGGCGGCGCGGTGCTCGCCGCGGCCGCCGCCACCACAGGCACCCTCCTGCTGCTCCGCTCGCGCGGCGAGGACCCGCCCGCCACCCCCGAACTCGCCTGGACCGCCGACCTCCCACAGCCCGACATGGGGCTGATGGCGATGGCCCCGTCCGCGCTGCTGTGTGCCGGCAAGACCTCGGGAGCCTGCTTCGACCGCACCACAGGCAAGCTCCTGTGGAAGGACCTCAGCGGCCAGAACACCGCCGCCCTCGCCGACGACCAACGTGTCTACACCGTACGCACCGACGGAAAGGTCCACGCCGTCGACGTCCGGTCCGGAAGGGCACTGTGGGCCGCGTCCCCGACCGGAACGGGCGCGCCCCACCTGGAGTTCGCCAACGGCTCACTGATGGTGACCATGGACAACACCGGGCGCTTCCACTGCCTGGACGCGTCGACCGGGCGGCTGCGCTGGCAGTCCCCGCTCACCGGCGGACTGGCGGCCGTGGGCACCACCCGGGCCGACCAGTTGATCGTCTGGGGCCGCGCCGCGACGACCTCCACCACCGCCACCCTCAACGGATACACCGCCCTGGCCCCGGACACCGGAGCCCGCCTGTGGTCCAGGGACCTCGTCGCCCTCTACCCGCCGTCCGTGGGCAAGGTGCTCTACGCCCTCGACGGCGGGATGAACCTCCTCGTCCTCAACCCCGCCGACGGCCGCACGCTCCGGCACCAACCCACCCGACTACCGCCCACCAACAGCCAGTTCCTGATGTACGAAGGGTCCCTGAGGCTCCACGACGACATCCTGTTCTGTTACCCGGGCACCGGCGCCAACGGCGCTACCAGCGGGTTGCTCGCGGCCTTCGCCCCCGCGACGGGACGCAGCCTGTGGAGCGTGCGGACCGCTGCCCGGGGGAACCGGGGCTACGACCGTTCCGGCGCGACCGTCTGCTATCTCGACAAGGCCCTGCATGCCGTCGACGCCCACACCGGGGCGGCCCGTTGGACGGCCGGCGCCGGCCTCGGCACCCTGCAGTTCCTGGGTGCGGCGGGCGATCTCTTCCTCGCCGCAGGGCCGAAGGGCCTCTACGGCTTCCACGCCGACACGGGCCGGCAGGTCTGGCACTATCCGGTCACCGGCGGCTCCGGCTCCTGGTCGCCCTTCCCCGCCGAAGGCCGCTTCTTCGCCAGCTCGTCCGGCAGGCTCTTCTGCTTCTCGGTACCCGGCTCCTCGGTATCCGGCGCGTAGCAGCCACCGGGCAGGCGGCCACGCCAACCGCCCGGGCACGATACGTGATCAATCGGCTACCAGCAGTCCGAAGAAGGTAAGGGGAATTGCGTACCTTTTCCTGAATTTTCACAAAAATCCTTGTTTGGTCTGCTGGGGCGACGTAGTGTCGACTACGCCGCAGCCAGGCGTTCCAGCCGGGCGAACCTCCAACGGCGAACCTCGCGAACGCACTGAATCGCCACCGGAAGACGATCCGGGAAGGCTGCGGCGAGGCTCGATCACAGGAGGCGAAGATGACCTTCAAGGTGTTCTTCCCCCGCAACCGCAAGACCAGCGGCTGGGACTGCGACGACTGGGGATACGGGTGCCGCGGCGACGGCTACGGCTACTGGCGCCGTGGGGGATGGCGTGGTGGTTACGGCGGCATCGTCGTGATCGTCCGTTGACGACCCGGCCCGTCGGTGCCGTACTCGGCCGACACTGAGTACCACGTCGACGACGACCGCCTGATCAGGCGGCTCACAGCGTGCCCGGCGTGCGCCGGAAGAAGCGGCGCACGCCGGGCGTCGGCACGTTCACGGAGAGAAGGGCGCCCGCGGAGCGTCGAGGCTCCCCCCGGCGTGGGCGCCCGCCGCCACGTCAGAAGCCGGCGGCGAAATCCTGGGTCCACCAAGGCCCGTTGGGGGAGAGGTTGACCCCCACTCCGGTGGATTTGTAGGAGCAGTTGAGGATGTTGGCCCGGTGGCCGGGGCTCTTCATCCAGCCGTCCACCGCCGTGGCAGGGTCCTGCGGACTCTTGAAGATGTTCTCGCCCCAGCTCTGCCAGTGGAACCCCGCGTTGGTCATCCGCGTGCCCGGGTCGACACCCTCCGGGGTCTCGTGGGCGTAGTAGTTGCGGGCGGCCATGTCGTCGGAGTGCCCCTGGGCCGCGGCCTGCACATGGGGATCGACGGTGAGTGGCGCACAACCATGCTGGGCCCGCTGGGCGTTGACCAGATCGACCACCTTCCGGGCGAACTCCGCGGCGGTGCCGGTCGCGGCCCCGGACCGGCCGGGAACGGGGGCTCGGCCGGCCCCGGATGCCACGCGCGGCGCACTGGGCACGGTCTGCTGGGCCGCGTGCGAGTGCTCCGCGGAGCTGCTTGTGGGGGACGGAGTATGCCCGTCGTCCTGCTGCCGGGAGGCCGAGGGAGTGGGCGACGGCTTGTGGCGGCGCGGCGAGTGCCAGGTACTGCTCGGCGACGGCGGGAGGGAGGCGAGCGTGGCGGGCCGCCTCGGCGTGGCCAGCTCGGCCGCCAGCTCCTGTTCGGCCCCGGACCCGGGACGTATCAGGACCAGGCAGGTCCCGCCCACCGCGAGGACGGCCGCCATCGCCGGCACCGCCACCTTCACACCGGAGCGGGCGGCGTCGGCACGGTGGCTCCCCCCTTTCCCTCCCGGCCGGCGCCCGGGACGCGACGCGGCATGACGCCGATGCACGGTGGGTCCGTCGGCCCGCCGTCCGCCGCCGATCGTCGACTCCTCATACGATGCGGGCTCAAATCCCTCGTTGCGCTCCATGATTCCGCTCCGCTCCGTTCCGTTCCGTTCAGATTCGTTTCCAGCTGGCGACCCCGGTCGTGGCGCGGTGCGCTCCGTGCCGTTGGCCGTCACTGGGGGAGACCTTCGAAGCGGACCCGGACAACAGAAAGTCGACGGCTTTTTCCACGTAACTTTTCTGTTGTCGCCGGGCGCCGGACGGGTCTCCTGAGCGCGGGGGCGATGAACGTGTACGCGAAAGAACAGGACCGAACAGGCGTGAAGTGGGAAAACGGTACGGCGACCGTCGAGGCGGCCAGGGCGGGGGACGACGATGCCCGGGAGCAACTGGTCTCCGCGTACCTGCCCCTGATCTACAACGTCGTCGGCCGGGCGCTGGACGGCCATGCGGACGTCGACGACGTGGTCCAGGAGACCATGGTGCGCGCCCTGGAGTCGTTGGCGGAACTGCGGGAGCCCGCGGCGTTCCGATCCTGGCTGATCGCGATTGCCATGAACCAGGTACGGCGGCGTTGGGCCACCGCGCACAAGGCCCCCACGATCGGCCTGGACCAGACAGCCGAACGGCCCGACCGCGCCGCCGACTTCGTCGACCTCACGATCCTGCGACTGGGACTGTCCGGCCAACGTCGTGAGGTGGCCGAGGCCACCCGCTGGCTGGACGAAGGCGACCGGTCACTGCTGTCGCTGTGGTGGCTGGAGGCCGCCGGCGAGATCAACCGGCCGGAACTCGCCACCGCCATCGGCTGCGGGACTCGTCACACCGCGGTCCGCGTCCAGCGGATGAAGCAGCAGTTGGAGACCGGACGCGTCGTCGTCCGCGCCCTCGCGGGGAACCCGCCCTGCCCCCAACTCACCGAGCTGACCGCCGCCTGGGACCACACCCCCGCGCCCCTGTGGCGCAAACGCATAGCCAGGCACGCGCGCGACTGCACCACCTGCTCCGAGCACTGGAACGACCTGCTGCCCGCCGAGGGCCTACTGGCCGGCCTCGCCATGCTCCCGCTCCCCGCACACCTCACGCTCCCCCACACCCCGGCCGCGGCAGCCTCGGCCATTCCCACGACAGCACCACCCACCAGCGCAACGACGCCGACCACGTCAACGACGCCGACCACATCTGCGAAGCCGACCACCCCTACGGCGCCGAGCACCTCAACGGCACCGACCGCGCCGCAGCCAACCCCCCGCCCACACCGGGCGGCCGTCAAGAAAACAGTCGTCGTCGGAGCTGCGGCCCTCACGCTGGCCGCCGTCGCCGCCCTGTGGTGGCACCCGCGCACGACCCGCGACGACGACCACCCCGCGCCCAGAGCAACGCCCACGGCGGAACAGTCCGCGATCACCACCACCGCCACACCTCAGCCCACTCCCACACCTACCCCCACCCCATCGCACACCGTCGTCACCACCCCGACACCCCCGATGACCTCCGCCCCGCCCACCCCCACCGCCTCCGCCACCCCACCCGACCTGGAACAACAGGCCACCGCCCTGGTCAACGACAAGCGTGCCCAAGCCGGCTGCGGCCCGCTCCACATCGACCCGCGACTGCACCTCGCGGCCCAACGTCACTCCGACGACATGGCGGCGCGCAACTACTTCGACCACATCACACCCGAGGGCGTCGGCCCCGACGCGCGGATCACCGCCGCCGGATACCGGTGGAGCAGTTGGGGCGAGAACCTCGACCGGGGCTCGGACAGCGCCACGACGGTCGTGGGGGACTGGATGGGCGACGCCATGCACCGCGACAACCTGCTCGACTGCAGATTCACCGCGGTCGGCATCGGCGTCGCACACGGCCCCGGCGGCCCCTGGTGGACCCAGGACCTCGCCGCACCACGCTGAATTCGGTACCCGAAGGCGGCGTCTATGACCGGGATTTGATCGGCGGGTAGTCGAGCCAAGGGTCCTGGAGGAACTGGTTGCGATGGGATGCGTGGTCCCGGGCGCTGATCCGGAAGTACAGTGCGCGTCGCGTCTGCTCGGATGCGTGGTTGCCTCCGACGTTGTGGCCGAGGAGGTAGTGCGCGAGCAGCAGGTCGCCGGCCCGTCCCCTGATCTGCTCGGGCTCGGGCAGGTCGATCGGTGGGTATGCGCAGAACATCTCGGGACCGTGGTCGCGGAAGTACGCGGCGTGGGTGAGATGCGTGCCCGGCCAGACCCAGAGGTTGCCGGAGTTCTCCGCGAGCTGGTCGGAAAGCAGGACACCGGCCAGCAGCGTGAACGTGTTACGGACCGGCCCGCCGGTCGGCTCGGGGTCGGCGGCGTCGATGTGGGGGAGGCCGGGACGGTGTGAGTGCGGCGGGATGTTCAGCGCCACCTGGACCTGCCAGGGGACGTCGAGCGTCCCGGCCCCGGCCAACTCCTCGGCGAGACCAAAAGCGGGGCTTTCGGTCAATGGCGCCAACAGCGCCGGATGCTCCTTGGCCGGCAGGAAGTAGAAGTGGGCGCCGCGCTTGTCGGCGGCGGGCGGATCGGCGGCGATGACCTCGTCGATCCGCTGGGCCGCCCGACCCAGTACGTCGTCCTTCACCACCTGCGGAACCAGGACGAAGCCCCGCTCGATGAACTCGTTGACCTGACTGACGCTCAGCACGCTCGCGACGATAGAGGGGCGGCGCCCGCGGAGGCGAAGGGTTTTCCCGCGAAGGATTCTCCCCGTCTGCGGACCCGTCCGTGGAGGAGAGCCACCGGCGGCTCGCGCGCCGAACGGGCCCTCCTGTCGGCTCCAACGGGCCCGCCCACCGACTCTACGGATTCGTCCTGCGCTCCAGGAACTCCAGCCGGTTGCCCAGCTTGTCGGACGCGTAGAAGCGGTGGAACCCGGGGAAGTTGTCGTCCCAGGTGACCTCCACGCCGTGGTCTTCCAGGCGCCTGGCGAGGGTGTGCAGCGAGGTGGACCAGCGAGGTACCAATCCGGTACCTTGCCCGTATGCCATCGCTGAATGTGACGTTCACCGACGACGAGATGCAGGAGGTCCGCGCAGCCGCCGCGGCCGAAGGCAAGTCCCTCAAGCAGTATCTTCACGACTTGCCGTTGCGCGAGAGGTACCGCCTGCAGTTCGTCCGCCACGCCGTCAGCTGGGGCGAGGACCACCGCGCGGAGTTCGACGACGCCTTCCCCGACGAGGTGCCGCCGGCCGCCCGGCGCGGCGAGGGCCGCGCCGCCTGATGCCCCTGCATATCGACGTCGCCTGGCTCCTCGACGTTCAGGAGCAGGCCGTCCCCGAGGACGTCTCGGTGGCCGACTATTCCGCCCTGGTCGCCGCCGTCGCCCGTCACAAGACCCGCATTCCCCGTGCCAGCGTGGTCGAGCCCGATGCCGCCTGGCGGGCGGCGTCGTTACTGGACACGCTGGTGCGGTTGCAGCCGCTGCCGCACCGCAACGCGCTCTACGCCTGCCAGGTCGCCGTGGCCTACATGCACGCCGCCGGCGAGGGCATCGACCCGCCCTACGGCGCCCTGGTCGACCTCGTCCGTGAAATCCAGGCAGGCAAGACCACCGTCTACCAAACAGCCGGTCGCCTCCGCGCCTGGCGCATCTGATGGCCCGGCCCAACCGACCGGGACACTGATTGATCGCGGTTCGTGAAGGGTGCGTTCATGGAGTGAATCTTGGTCGGCGCGGTGCCTGCGGGTTGACTGTGGGTCGGGCGGAAGAGCCGCCCACAGCAGGCAACGACTGACGGGAGCACCTCATGAACAGCACTGAGCCCAAGGACGTGGTGCGGCGCTACTTCGACGCGCTGGCGGCCGGCGACCAGGACGTGATCTGGGAGTCCTGGGACGCGGACGGCAGCTGCTGGTACGGCGGTGACCTGCCGATCTCCGGTACCTGGCAGGGCCGGGAACAGGTGATCAACGGTTTTCTGGCGACCGCTTTCGCTCACCTGGACCCGGAGCGGGAGGTCGGCGTGCGCGTGACCAATGTCTTCGGGGAGGGCGAGCAGGTGTTCGTCGAGTGGGACTCCTGGGCGACCGGCAGGACCGGCCGGCCGTACCAGCAGAAGAACAGCGCCGTCTTCACCGTCCGCGACGGGCGGATCGTCACCATGCGCGAGTACGCCGACACTCAGCACTGGGAGCGCGCGCTGGTGGCCGACCCTTCCTGACGGCGGCCGGGGGACTGCGGTTTCCAGATCGCCCCTTCGTCGGGCCTCAGCACGGGGGAGCCGGCGCTGGTGGAGGCCCCCGGGGCGGTGGTCAGGTGCCGCGCCCAGCGGCGGTCTCCCAGAACCCGGTCGATGGGGATCGCACGGTCGGTCAGGTTCAGGGTGATGAGGAGAGGCTCGGAGCCGGAGCCGGATGCGAAGGCGGTTTCCGGGGGTGCGGAGCGGGTGTAGGCCAGTACCTCCGCGGGGCCGTCGAGGAATTCGACGGTGCCGGTGCCGGCGCCGAGTGCCGGGTGGTTGCGGCGCAGGGCCAGCAGGGCGCGGGTGAGGGAGAGGAGGGATCGGGGGTCGACTTCCTGGGCTGCCGCGGTGCCTCCGGGGGGAAGCGTCAGGGGGAGCCAGGGTCGGGTGCCCGGTGTGGTGAACCCGGCGTTCGGGCCGTCGTGCCATGGCATGGGGGAGCGGGCGGGATCGCGGCTGAGGCCGGGGTTGCGCAGTCCCCAGGGATCCCGGATGTCCGCAGGGGCGATGTCGGCGTTCGGCAGGCCGAGTTCGTCGCCGTTGTAGAGGACGGCCGTCCCGGGCAGGGTGAGCAGCAGCATCATGGCGTTGGGGGCCTGCGCCGCGCCGACGCGTGCGGCCACCCTCGGGTCGTCGTGACTGCCCATGACCCAGGTCGGCACCGCGGCGTGCGGGAGGGCACGGAGGACTGCCTGGACGAGTTCCCGCACGGCACCCGGCCGCCAAGGTGTCTGGAGCAGGC includes:
- a CDS encoding protein kinase domain-containing protein; amino-acid sequence: MTTPTTRPAAAPHIGPYRLIRELGAGGMGRVYLAASRSGRAVALKVVRPELSADPDFRRRFKAEVDAARAVGGAFTAPVVDADADGPQPWLATAYIPGPALDEAIEAHGPMPEATLRVLGAGLAEALAAIHCAGLIHRDLKPSNILLTFDGPRVIDFGISRAVDGTALTAQGQIIGSPGFMSPEQSTGGQLTPAGDVFALGAVLAYAATGNPPFGTGAIHALLYRATHEPPELDGVPHGLLGTVAACLDKDPARRPTIAQLQQWLRPPHTTGWLGAVELQVAESERTFHHEVRTALPGRRRILAGGAVLAAAAATTGTLLLLRSRGEDPPATPELAWTADLPQPDMGLMAMAPSALLCAGKTSGACFDRTTGKLLWKDLSGQNTAALADDQRVYTVRTDGKVHAVDVRSGRALWAASPTGTGAPHLEFANGSLMVTMDNTGRFHCLDASTGRLRWQSPLTGGLAAVGTTRADQLIVWGRAATTSTTATLNGYTALAPDTGARLWSRDLVALYPPSVGKVLYALDGGMNLLVLNPADGRTLRHQPTRLPPTNSQFLMYEGSLRLHDDILFCYPGTGANGATSGLLAAFAPATGRSLWSVRTAARGNRGYDRSGATVCYLDKALHAVDAHTGAARWTAGAGLGTLQFLGAAGDLFLAAGPKGLYGFHADTGRQVWHYPVTGGSGSWSPFPAEGRFFASSSGRLFCFSVPGSSVSGA
- a CDS encoding CAP domain-containing protein; the encoded protein is MAAVLAVGGTCLVLIRPGSGAEQELAAELATPRRPATLASLPPSPSSTWHSPRRHKPSPTPSASRQQDDGHTPSPTSSSAEHSHAAQQTVPSAPRVASGAGRAPVPGRSGAATGTAAEFARKVVDLVNAQRAQHGCAPLTVDPHVQAAAQGHSDDMAARNYYAHETPEGVDPGTRMTNAGFHWQSWGENIFKSPQDPATAVDGWMKSPGHRANILNCSYKSTGVGVNLSPNGPWWTQDFAAGF
- a CDS encoding sigma-70 family RNA polymerase sigma factor, coding for MKWENGTATVEAARAGDDDAREQLVSAYLPLIYNVVGRALDGHADVDDVVQETMVRALESLAELREPAAFRSWLIAIAMNQVRRRWATAHKAPTIGLDQTAERPDRAADFVDLTILRLGLSGQRREVAEATRWLDEGDRSLLSLWWLEAAGEINRPELATAIGCGTRHTAVRVQRMKQQLETGRVVVRALAGNPPCPQLTELTAAWDHTPAPLWRKRIARHARDCTTCSEHWNDLLPAEGLLAGLAMLPLPAHLTLPHTPAAAASAIPTTAPPTSATTPTTSTTPTTSAKPTTPTAPSTSTAPTAPQPTPRPHRAAVKKTVVVGAAALTLAAVAALWWHPRTTRDDDHPAPRATPTAEQSAITTTATPQPTPTPTPTPSHTVVTTPTPPMTSAPPTPTASATPPDLEQQATALVNDKRAQAGCGPLHIDPRLHLAAQRHSDDMAARNYFDHITPEGVGPDARITAAGYRWSSWGENLDRGSDSATTVVGDWMGDAMHRDNLLDCRFTAVGIGVAHGPGGPWWTQDLAAPR
- a CDS encoding phytanoyl-CoA dioxygenase family protein, with product MLSVSQVNEFIERGFVLVPQVVKDDVLGRAAQRIDEVIAADPPAADKRGAHFYFLPAKEHPALLAPLTESPAFGLAEELAGAGTLDVPWQVQVALNIPPHSHRPGLPHIDAADPEPTGGPVRNTFTLLAGVLLSDQLAENSGNLWVWPGTHLTHAAYFRDHGPEMFCAYPPIDLPEPEQIRGRAGDLLLAHYLLGHNVGGNHASEQTRRALYFRISARDHASHRNQFLQDPWLDYPPIKSRS
- a CDS encoding toxin Doc, with protein sequence MPLHIDVAWLLDVQEQAVPEDVSVADYSALVAAVARHKTRIPRASVVEPDAAWRAASLLDTLVRLQPLPHRNALYACQVAVAYMHAAGEGIDPPYGALVDLVREIQAGKTTVYQTAGRLRAWRI
- a CDS encoding nuclear transport factor 2 family protein, which codes for MNSTEPKDVVRRYFDALAAGDQDVIWESWDADGSCWYGGDLPISGTWQGREQVINGFLATAFAHLDPEREVGVRVTNVFGEGEQVFVEWDSWATGRTGRPYQQKNSAVFTVRDGRIVTMREYADTQHWERALVADPS